One Glandiceps talaboti chromosome 2, keGlaTala1.1, whole genome shotgun sequence genomic region harbors:
- the LOC144452854 gene encoding galactose mutarotase-like — protein sequence MSNTSITTDVFGKTKDGKEVKRYKLKNSNGMTVELISVGAAITSVQVPDKAGNYKDVVPGYPTVEGYETDPFFYGVVVGRAANRTAKGKLSIDGQEYQLTVNNGPNHLHGGYHGFCKAFWDSSIEDDLVKFTYVSPDGEEGYPGELTTQVTYQLTEDNEIIFHVTASCKKATLVNLVNHCYFNLAGHDAPNIYDHQITIPADSYTPLDETSVPTGEIKAVQGTLFDLREPVTVGDRIHKVPGGYDINFCYGPSNNRHLYARLVDPKSGRLLEAYTTQPGVQFYTGNFLDGSSVGKDGAKYPKHSGLCLEAQNYPDAANHPNFPNAVLRPGETYDHTTWYKFSVTK from the exons ATGAGCAATACAAGCATTACCACTGATGTCTTTGGCAAGACAAAAGATGGTAAAGAAGTGAAGAGATATAAACTGAAAAACAGTAATGGCATGACAGTAGAATTGATCAGTGTTGGAGCAGCCATTACTTCAGTACAAGTACCTGATAAGGCCGGAAATTATAAAGATGTTGTCCCTGGTTACCCAACTGTTGAAG gTTATGAAACTGATCCATTTTTCTATGGTGTTGTTGTTGGAAGGGCAGCAAATAGAACAGCTAAAGGTAAACTTTCAATAGATGGCCAAGAATACCAGTTAACAGTCAATAATGGACCAAATCACCTTCATGGTGGATATCATGGATTTTGTAAG GCATTCTGGGATTCCAGCATAGAAGATGACCTAGTGAAATTTACATATGTTAGTCCAGATGGTGAAGAAGGCTATCCAGGTGAACTAACAACCCAAGTTACATATCAATTAACAGAGgacaatgaaattatatttcatgtTACTGCTAGTTGTAAAAAGGCAACCCTGGTTAACTTGGTCAACCATTGCTATTTCAATCTTGCAGGCcat GATGCACCAAATATTTATGACCATCAAATCACTATACCTGCTGACAGCTATACACCTCTGGATGAAACGTCAGTTCCAACAG GTGAAATCAAAGCAGTTCAAGGAACTCTGTTTGATTTAAGAGAACCGGTAACCGTTGGTGATAGAATACACAAAGTACCTGGTGGATATGATATCAATTTCTGCTATGGTCCATCCAATAATAGACATTTATATGCCAG ACTTGTTGATCCTAAATCTGGTCGTTTATTGGAAGCCTACACAACACAACCTGGTGTACAGTTTTATACTGGTAATTTTCTAGATGGTTCATCAGTTGGTAAAGATGGTGCCAAGTATCCCAAACATTCAGGATTGTGTCTTGAAGCTCAGAATTATCCTGATGCTGCCAATCAC CCAAATTTTCCAAATGCTGTGCTGCGTCCAGGAGAAACATATGACCATACAACATGGTACAAGTTTTCAGTTACtaagtga